Proteins from one Desulfovibrio sp. genomic window:
- a CDS encoding protein-glutamate O-methyltransferase CheR, producing MTLFSSSPLLLRKTTPISDEEFRQLRDFIYSKCGIWVDEKRKYLFENRFQPRIAELGLKTFGEYIKLLSYGRDSVKELERVYELVTTNETSLFRDTKQLDGFTANVLTPLINDLRQKNKFELNIWSAGCSSGEEPYTLAIIIHELLGLELKRWRVNITGVDLSPPMIAKAKEGVFGDYSFKTTPDAIKAKHFTKCATGYKISPAVASLVNFQVMNLNDSLALKRLPKSHIVFCRNVIIYFDVNMKKKALAAFYDNLLPGGTLMLGHSESLHSITNVFRPKMLSNCIAYLKV from the coding sequence ATGACCCTATTCTCCAGCTCCCCGCTCCTACTGCGCAAAACTACGCCCATCAGCGACGAAGAGTTCCGACAACTCCGCGACTTCATCTATTCGAAATGCGGCATATGGGTGGACGAAAAGCGCAAGTATCTTTTCGAAAACCGGTTCCAACCACGCATAGCGGAGTTGGGACTGAAAACATTCGGCGAATATATCAAGCTTTTGAGTTATGGCAGGGACAGCGTCAAGGAGCTCGAACGGGTTTACGAGCTTGTCACCACAAACGAGACGAGCCTGTTCCGAGACACCAAGCAGCTCGACGGCTTTACCGCAAACGTGTTGACCCCGCTTATAAACGACCTGCGGCAAAAGAATAAATTCGAATTGAACATCTGGTCAGCCGGGTGCTCCTCCGGTGAGGAACCTTACACCCTGGCCATAATCATCCATGAACTCCTTGGGCTTGAGCTTAAGCGCTGGAGAGTGAACATCACAGGAGTGGACCTTTCCCCCCCAATGATCGCCAAGGCAAAGGAAGGCGTCTTCGGCGACTACTCCTTCAAAACAACCCCCGACGCCATAAAAGCCAAGCACTTCACCAAGTGCGCGACCGGCTACAAGATTTCGCCCGCAGTGGCCAGCTTGGTGAACTTCCAGGTAATGAACTTAAACGACTCCCTGGCGCTTAAAAGGCTTCCCAAGTCCCACATCGTCTTTTGCCGGAACGTCATCATCTATTTCGACGTAAACATGAAGAAGAAGGCCCTTGCGGCGTTCTACGACAACCTTCTTCCTGGTGGAACGCTCATGCTCGGGCACTCTGAATCCCTGCACAGCATAACAAACGTGTTCAGGCCGAAAATGCTTTCGAACTGCATCGCGTATCTCAAAGTATAG